Part of the Candidatus Sulfotelmatobacter sp. genome is shown below.
CGGCGAGCGAAGCGTTGCCGTTGCCGGCCGCGACGTCGATCACACGATCGTTGGAGCCGAGATCCACGGCTTCGCACAGCGTCTCGCCCACGATCTGGAGCAGCACCCCGATGCGGCCGAAATCGCCCGCCGCCCACGTCGCCTGCTGGCGCTTCTTGATGGTTTCGAAATCCGGGGAGGACACGGTCTGGGTCACGGACATGGAATTCTCCTGGGGTAGAGGTGAAGGGAATCAGAATTCTCCGACGGCAATGCAGATGCGAAGCGACGATTCCCGCACTTTGCCGAGCGTCGGGAACCTCGTGCCGTTCGTCTGACTGCGCGCCACGTCCGGCGGGCGAATCAATTGTTGGTCACCGTGTGATTGGTCAGGCTCGAGACGTTGATCCAGCGGACGTATCCGCCCGGTTTGATGTGCGCGGACGACGGGCTGAAGCTGAGGCCGCTCAGCCCGATCTGGACTACCGCGGAATCGCTGCCCGCGGCGTCGACCGCCACGGAGCCCACCATTCCCATGGCTTGATGCGCGATGCAGTGATAGCCGAAGGTGCCGGCGTTCGGGAAAGTGAGCTGCGCCGATTGCTGGGCGCCGAAGGGACCGAAGCTGAATGACATGCCGCCCGATCCACCACCGCCCCCCATGCCGCCTCCTCCACCGCCGGCGGCGACCGGCGCCATGGGCGACCCGCCGCTCGAGCAGCCCGAGGCGGCCCCCGCCGCAAGCACCAGGGCCAGGGTGACAGCCGCCCGATGCATGCCTCGGAACAAGACGGGGAGCTTCGCGGCGGCCGCCGGAACCGGATTCGTGCTCATGGGATCCTCCGATCGCTAGGAGTGCGGCGGCCCTATTTGAATGACATCGAGATGCCGGCGCGCGCATCTTGACGCTTGTTCGAGCGTCGGAAAAACTATGCCGATCGTCCGAGGTGGCGCTGGAGACGAGATCGAGGCGGAGTGGTGCCAGGAGAGATTCATGAGCCGTGACACGCTTTCGGACGTACTGCGCGCGGTGCGGCTGCGCGGCGCGTTCTTCTTCTATATCGAAGGCGCCGACCCCTGGGTGGTCGAGACCTCGCGCTCGAGCGACCTCATCCCGCACATCCTTCCCGGCGTCGAACACATGATCGAGTTCCACGGGGTCGCGAGCGGGTCCTGCTGGGCCGCCACGGTGGACGGGGAGCCGGTGCAGCTGCGCGAAGGCGACGTCGTGATGTTCCCCCAGGGTGACGCCCACGTGATGTCGAGCGCGCCGGGGATGCGCGCCAGGATCATGGATGGGGGTCTCCAGTTCGCGCCGAGGCCGGCGCAGCTTCCCTACTCGCTGAGCGCATCCGGGAGCGGAGCGACCACCGCCCGGCTCGATGGCGGAGGCTCGAGCGAAACCACGGTGGTCTGCGGGTTCCTGGGCTGCGACGCCCGGCCGTTCAACCCCCTTCTGTCCTCGATGCCGAAGGTGCTTCGCATGCCCGGGCTGTTCTCGGATGCCTCTTCGTGGGTCGCCCACCTGCTGCGCGCGGTGGTCGAGGAGTCGAGCCGCAAGCGACCGGGCGGCGAGGCGGTGCTCGAGCGCATGAGCGAGATGCTGTTCGTCGAGGTGCTGCGTCGCTATGCCGACTCGCTTCCTCCCGACCAGCCGGGGTGGCTGGCCGGCCTGCGCGACCCGGCGGTGGGACGCGCGCTGGCGCTGATGCACGAGCGTCCTGCCGAGAGCTGGACGCTCGAGCGCCTCGGAGAAGCCGCCGCGATTTCACGCTCGGTCCTGCACGAGCGGTTCGTCCACTTCATCGGGCAGCCGCCGATGCAATACCTGGCGCGCTGGCGCATGCAGGTCGCTGCCGGGCGATTGCGCGACACCGACACCAAGGTCAACGACATCGCGCTGGATGTCGGCTACGAGAGCGAGGCGGCTTTCTCGCGCGCGTTTCGCCGGGCGGTCGGGGAGTCGCCGGGCGCCTGGCGCCGCGCGCGCCGCGCGCGACCCCCCGGAGACCGCGCGGCCCTCGACGCCTAGGGCCGGCGGATCACCGCTTCCCGATCCGCCGCCGGGACCAGCGATCAATCGAACTCGTATTTCGACTCCGCCGGCGGCTGATCGGGTCCGACGTGCCCGGCACGGATGTCGGCGAAGAAATAGGACTCGCCCTTCATCGGGAAGCCCGCCATGCGGCGCAGCATCGCCAGCTGCCCCACGTGGGTGAGCGAGTCGGCGAACGGACCCTGATACCACTGCTCGAGCGGCACCTCGATCGGATCGCCCGAGGCGAGCGACTCGTCGATCGAGCGAAGCGCGGCATGGAATCGGCTGACTTGACGCTCCCAGGTGTCGGGCTCGGTGTCCTTCCACCTGGCCGGGCCACGGAGCCGCGCCGCCGAGACCTCGAGCAGATCGCCGATGTGAGCCAGGATCTCGAGCGGGGTGCGGGTGGTGGGGCTGGCCTTGAAGTTCGCGAACTCGGGTGGCGCGCCACGTGTCGCCTTGGCGCCGCGGTAGGCGATGGTGGCATTCGCGTGGCGGAGGAACTGACGCACTTCGTTCATGGGAGCTCCGGTGCGACGCGATGCATCCGCGCGCTAGCGAAGGTGCACGAGCCGCAGCGAGCGCATCTGGCCGGCGGCGGTGAGTCTCGCGTAGTAGACTCCCGCGCCGAGCCGGCTCGCGTCCAGCCAGAGTTCGTGCGCCCCCGCCGGCCACGTGCCTTGAATCGGCTCGGCAACCGCCCGTCCGCTCACGTCGAACAGCTCGAGTGTCGCGCGGCCGGACTCGGGAAGCTCGAACGCCAGCCTCGCGCGCTCTCGAACTGGTTGGGGACCGGCCAGCGCGAATCGCAGGTTGTTCGCGCGATCGTAGGTCGCGACCGACACGGTCCCCAGAGCGCGGCGCCACAGGCCATCGCCACGCGCGGCGTAGAGCTGGCCGGCGCTGATCCCAAGACCGCGGATGAAGGCGCCGCCGAAGACCTCCGGGCTGTGCCAGGTGGCGCCGTTGTCATCGCTTTGCTCGATCTCCGCCAGAGTGGAGAGATCGAACGCGCCGATCAGATGGCCGCCCTGAGTCACGAAAGTGCTCCAGTTGACCGGGCCGAGCCCCAGATCCACGCGCGTCCACGGCTCCTGACCGGCCGTGCTGTGGAACAGGCCGAGATTGCTGCCCACCACCCAGCCGGTGCCGGTCCAGGCCGCGGTGGTGGCCTGGAGACCGGCGTGAATGCCCACGTTGTCGAGGTTGGAGACGGTCCATTCGGGATCGCCGGGATCGCGGAAGAAAACCATGCCGTTGGCGCCCCCCATCGCGAGCAGCCGACCGCCTCCCAGCGCCAGGCTATTGAGCGTCGAAGCCTGATTGGGCTCGAACACTTCCCCAAAGTGGCTCCATGCGCTCGGCCCGTGAATCGCC
Proteins encoded:
- a CDS encoding AraC family transcriptional regulator translates to MSRDTLSDVLRAVRLRGAFFFYIEGADPWVVETSRSSDLIPHILPGVEHMIEFHGVASGSCWAATVDGEPVQLREGDVVMFPQGDAHVMSSAPGMRARIMDGGLQFAPRPAQLPYSLSASGSGATTARLDGGGSSETTVVCGFLGCDARPFNPLLSSMPKVLRMPGLFSDASSWVAHLLRAVVEESSRKRPGGEAVLERMSEMLFVEVLRRYADSLPPDQPGWLAGLRDPAVGRALALMHERPAESWTLERLGEAAAISRSVLHERFVHFIGQPPMQYLARWRMQVAAGRLRDTDTKVNDIALDVGYESEAAFSRAFRRAVGESPGAWRRARRARPPGDRAALDA
- a CDS encoding T9SS type A sorting domain-containing protein, with the translated sequence MRPQGQMLAALLAAAAVFPSLPSTARADWAQVPEIPTTQLFSMFANGDTIAAAVDTAVYLSVDAGATWRKSARPVSGAGAIEALLVHDGRLYAGIFKHGAFVSDDLGASWSDFNQGLVGGVLDSQLDIVDFVVRGDSLFAGTAGAGVYLRAIHGPSAWSHFGEVFEPNQASTLNSLALGGGRLLAMGGANGMVFFRDPGDPEWTVSNLDNVGIHAGLQATTAAWTGTGWVVGSNLGLFHSTAGQEPWTRVDLGLGPVNWSTFVTQGGHLIGAFDLSTLAEIEQSDDNGATWHSPEVFGGAFIRGLGISAGQLYAARGDGLWRRALGTVSVATYDRANNLRFALAGPQPVRERARLAFELPESGRATLELFDVSGRAVAEPIQGTWPAGAHELWLDASRLGAGVYYARLTAAGQMRSLRLVHLR
- a CDS encoding plastocyanin/azurin family copper-binding protein; the encoded protein is MSTNPVPAAAAKLPVLFRGMHRAAVTLALVLAAGAASGCSSGGSPMAPVAAGGGGGGMGGGGGSGGMSFSFGPFGAQQSAQLTFPNAGTFGYHCIAHQAMGMVGSVAVDAAGSDSAVVQIGLSGLSFSPSSAHIKPGGYVRWINVSSLTNHTVTNN